A window of Prolixibacter sp. SD074 contains these coding sequences:
- a CDS encoding ABC transporter permease/substrate-binding protein has product MTLLNDFFTTIAERRDYLYELLVQHILLSLGAIFIITVIGISTGIAILQSKKWRQIILGTVNFLYTIPSIAMFGLFIPLIGIGYGNALVVLVIYGLLPVIRNTYTGLNEVDPLLLDAAKGMGATPWQVFSIVRWPLALPTILSGFRTMVVMTIALAGLASFIGAGGLGQAIYRGINTNNSSLILVGSIAVALLALVADLGIGAIEKSLKTKVKKTDKKGRFLKYFGLGILVLLFISMLTSKPGNSFEKKIVVATKPTAEQYILGEIISQLVENNTDIQVIKKFGIGGGTSNIHPAMLKGEIDIYPEYTGTAWLFVLKEPQMNNPDSLYLALKKTYAEQFNLEWACRLGFNNTFTLALPETVAKNQNITTFSELAVKSNQFVFGAEFDFFEREDGFAGLSKVYPFNFKNKVELDINLKFQALENHTVDVINAFSTDSRIRQMNLRVLKDDKHFFPAYQAGIVIRNETLQKYPELKGLIKRLENTISDSAMLQLNYKVEIEKKSPNEVAANFLKQHKLLK; this is encoded by the coding sequence ATGACTTTGCTGAACGATTTTTTCACAACCATCGCCGAACGTCGCGATTACCTTTACGAACTTCTCGTTCAGCACATTTTGCTTAGCCTTGGCGCCATTTTTATCATCACCGTAATTGGCATTTCAACCGGGATTGCCATTCTGCAATCTAAAAAATGGAGGCAAATTATTTTAGGAACGGTCAATTTCCTTTACACCATCCCGTCAATCGCCATGTTTGGATTGTTTATCCCCTTAATTGGAATCGGGTATGGCAATGCGCTGGTGGTGCTTGTAATTTATGGTTTGCTGCCTGTTATCAGAAATACATACACAGGGTTGAACGAAGTTGACCCACTCCTGCTCGATGCCGCAAAAGGAATGGGTGCCACTCCCTGGCAGGTTTTTTCGATTGTACGCTGGCCACTGGCATTACCAACTATTTTAAGCGGTTTTCGCACCATGGTTGTAATGACCATTGCACTGGCCGGGTTAGCCTCTTTTATCGGGGCCGGTGGTTTGGGACAGGCCATTTACCGCGGAATCAACACCAACAACTCTTCGCTTATTTTGGTCGGTTCAATTGCAGTGGCTTTGCTGGCGCTGGTAGCCGATTTGGGAATCGGGGCTATCGAAAAGTCGCTGAAAACAAAAGTGAAAAAAACGGATAAAAAAGGTCGTTTCCTGAAATATTTCGGATTGGGAATTCTTGTGTTGTTGTTCATTTCCATGCTCACGTCAAAACCAGGCAATTCCTTCGAAAAAAAAATTGTTGTTGCCACAAAACCCACTGCCGAGCAATATATTTTAGGAGAAATCATTTCACAACTAGTTGAAAACAATACCGATATTCAGGTCATTAAGAAATTTGGCATTGGAGGTGGAACTTCTAACATCCACCCTGCAATGTTAAAAGGCGAAATTGATATTTATCCTGAATACACCGGAACTGCCTGGCTGTTTGTTTTGAAAGAACCACAAATGAATAATCCGGATAGTTTGTATTTGGCGTTAAAAAAAACGTATGCCGAACAATTCAATCTGGAATGGGCTTGCAGGCTTGGATTTAACAACACGTTTACCCTTGCACTTCCCGAAACGGTGGCGAAAAATCAAAATATCACTACTTTTTCGGAATTGGCAGTTAAAAGCAACCAATTTGTGTTTGGTGCTGAATTCGATTTTTTTGAGCGCGAAGATGGTTTTGCCGGACTAAGTAAAGTCTATCCTTTCAATTTTAAAAACAAGGTGGAACTTGATATCAACCTGAAATTTCAGGCGCTCGAAAACCACACAGTCGATGTTATCAATGCGTTTTCAACCGATTCGCGAATCAGGCAAATGAATCTCAGGGTATTGAAAGATGACAAACACTTTTTCCCTGCTTATCAGGCGGGTATTGTTATCAGAAATGAAACCTTACAAAAATATCCTGAATTAAAAGGATTGATTAAACGCCTGGAAAATACCATCAGCGATTCGGCAATGCTTCAACTTAATTATAAGGTTGAAATTGAAAAAAAATCACCCAATGAAGTCGCAGCTAATTTTTTGAAACAACATAAATTATTGAAATAA
- a CDS encoding ABC transporter ATP-binding protein, with protein sequence MNNPVIEIKNVTKSYEPESKALINVSLEISQGAFVTIIGPSGCGKTTLLRLMNGMTGIDSGRIIVMGENLDNWDKIQLRREIGYVIQQGGLFPHLTVRQNIAFVLSISSVEKQASEKRVNELAEIMGFDERQLNAFPSELSGGQQQRVGVARALASQPEIVLMDEPFGALDNITRRNLQHEIKEMHQKLKITFIMVTHDLNEAFTLGTHVVIMNKGEIEQVDTPGNIQQKPVNKWVKEFITF encoded by the coding sequence ATGAACAATCCTGTCATTGAAATAAAGAACGTTACCAAATCTTACGAACCAGAGAGCAAGGCGCTGATTAATGTTTCGCTGGAAATTTCACAAGGGGCATTTGTTACAATAATCGGCCCTAGCGGTTGTGGAAAAACCACATTGTTGCGCCTGATGAATGGTATGACTGGTATTGATTCGGGAAGGATTATAGTGATGGGTGAAAATCTGGATAATTGGGACAAAATTCAACTCCGTCGGGAGATAGGTTATGTCATTCAACAAGGTGGTCTTTTTCCACACCTCACCGTCAGGCAGAATATCGCTTTCGTTTTAAGCATTTCATCGGTTGAAAAACAAGCGAGCGAAAAACGGGTGAACGAATTGGCGGAAATAATGGGTTTTGATGAACGTCAGCTAAATGCGTTTCCTTCTGAATTAAGTGGTGGTCAGCAGCAAAGGGTCGGAGTTGCCCGGGCCCTGGCATCGCAACCCGAAATTGTTTTGATGGACGAACCTTTTGGAGCTCTCGATAACATTACCCGCCGAAACCTGCAACATGAAATCAAGGAAATGCACCAGAAATTGAAAATCACGTTTATCATGGTTACCCACGATTTAAACGAAGCATTTACGCTGGGGACCCATGTTGTCATTATGAATAAAGGAGAAATCGAACAAGTTGATACGCCCGGGAATATTCAGCAAAAACCGGTCAATAAATGGGTGAAAGAATTTATAACTTTTTAA
- a CDS encoding glycoside hydrolase family 15 protein, whose product MNNWKLLSREFNNDLVYWNLLLFDEKKEGAFLAANFWMAQYWIMRKNVEKSKRYIDAALKYQNDLGLFAEEADPGSDTMLGNIPQSFVHASCIGAIIDFNNTFENNSIGIGV is encoded by the coding sequence ATGAACAATTGGAAATTATTATCCCGCGAATTCAACAACGATTTGGTTTATTGGAACCTGCTGCTGTTCGACGAAAAAAAAGAGGGCGCCTTTCTGGCAGCGAATTTCTGGATGGCCCAGTACTGGATCATGCGGAAAAATGTTGAGAAAAGTAAAAGATACATCGATGCTGCGTTAAAATACCAAAATGATTTGGGGCTGTTTGCCGAGGAAGCCGACCCCGGTTCCGATACCATGCTCGGAAATATTCCCCAGAGTTTTGTGCATGCTTCCTGCATTGGAGCAATCATAGATTTTAACAATACTTTCGAAAATAATTCAATAGGTATAGGCGTTTAG